In a genomic window of Acidobacteriota bacterium:
- a CDS encoding tetratricopeptide repeat protein: protein MRARRGPWRCRFGVVIAAAIAVLVTACGRPVPVVAPSAPAYPDFPFPAVGPDVARAFGRAVAPHEAAWQMLQSGDLRRAERAFADVIRRAPGFYPAQAGLGFVELARREAARAVERFDRAIEANPQYVPALLGRGEALLAANREVEALETFEAALTADASLGGIRQRIEVLRFRVAQGALASAREAAAAKRPDEARRWYDQAIAGSPQSGFLYRELAEVEAAVGEVDAALEHAQRAFALDPADTAALVLIARLHERRGDDEAALAAYEQARRLGAGGDIDDRLASLRERAAFARLPEQARAIPGLERVTRGDLAALLGIRLDGLLRAAPRRGGALITDTRNHWAQAWIASVAQAGVMEPYANHTFQPRTPVRRSDLAQAASRVLTLVARVDPVAARGWTGVRRQFADLGPGHLLLPAASAAVAAGVMEPIEGDVFGPSRYVSGAEAVQVVERLDALARSAGIPRR from the coding sequence GTGCGGGCGCGACGTGGACCCTGGCGGTGTCGGTTCGGGGTGGTCATCGCCGCCGCCATCGCCGTGCTCGTCACGGCGTGCGGGCGGCCGGTTCCGGTCGTGGCGCCTTCAGCGCCCGCGTATCCCGACTTCCCGTTCCCGGCGGTCGGGCCGGACGTGGCCCGGGCGTTCGGCCGGGCGGTCGCGCCTCACGAGGCCGCCTGGCAGATGCTGCAGTCGGGTGACCTCCGGCGGGCCGAGCGCGCCTTCGCCGACGTGATCCGACGCGCGCCCGGCTTCTACCCGGCCCAGGCCGGACTGGGCTTCGTCGAGCTGGCGCGCCGCGAAGCGGCGCGCGCCGTTGAACGCTTCGACCGCGCCATCGAGGCCAATCCACAGTACGTGCCGGCGCTCCTCGGCCGCGGCGAGGCGTTACTCGCCGCCAATCGCGAGGTCGAGGCCCTCGAGACGTTCGAGGCCGCCCTCACGGCCGATGCCTCGCTGGGCGGCATCCGGCAACGAATCGAGGTCCTGCGATTCCGGGTGGCGCAGGGCGCCCTGGCGTCGGCGAGAGAGGCGGCCGCCGCGAAGCGCCCCGACGAGGCCCGGCGCTGGTACGATCAGGCCATCGCCGGATCACCGCAGAGCGGCTTCCTCTACCGCGAGCTGGCCGAGGTCGAGGCGGCAGTCGGCGAGGTCGACGCGGCGCTCGAGCACGCGCAGCGGGCGTTCGCGCTCGACCCGGCCGACACGGCCGCCCTCGTGCTGATCGCCCGCCTGCACGAGCGCCGAGGAGACGACGAGGCCGCGCTCGCCGCCTACGAGCAGGCTCGCCGCCTCGGCGCCGGCGGCGACATCGACGACCGGCTCGCCTCGCTGCGCGAACGGGCCGCCTTTGCCCGGCTGCCGGAACAGGCGCGCGCGATTCCCGGCCTCGAGCGCGTGACGCGGGGCGACCTGGCGGCGCTGCTCGGCATCCGGCTCGACGGGCTGCTTCGCGCGGCGCCCCGACGTGGCGGCGCGCTCATCACCGACACGCGGAACCACTGGGCGCAGGCGTGGATCGCGAGCGTGGCCCAGGCGGGCGTGATGGAGCCTTACGCCAACCACACGTTCCAGCCCCGGACCCCGGTCAGACGAAGCGACCTGGCGCAGGCGGCCAGCCGCGTGCTCACCCTCGTCGCCCGGGTCGATCCGGTCGCCGCGCGGGGTTGGACAGGTGTGCGACGCCAGTTCGCCGACCTCGGGCCTGGGCACCTGCTGCTGCCCGCGGCGTCGGCGGCGGTGGCGGCCGGCGTGATGGAGCCGATCGAGGGCGACGTCTTCGGTCCGTCGCGCTATGTCTCGGGCGCCGAGGCCGTGCAGGTCGTCGAGCGGCTCGACGCGCTGGCCCGGAGCGCGGGGATCCCCCGGCGGTGA
- the glpX gene encoding class II fructose-bisphosphatase yields the protein MDADLSLHFLRVVEQAAIACAHTMGQGNREKSDHVAVEAMRQTLDSVPIDGTIVIGEGERDEAPMLYIGERVGRAAREPAAAYPAVDIAVDPLEGTNLCATGAPNAIAVLAASEGGGLLHAPDVYMEKIVVGPSAKHAVFLDAPVAHNLRGIAKAYGRKVEELVVVLLDRPRHEQLVADIRATGARIVLIGDGDLSAGIAAAVAGTGVHVVMGIGGAPEGVLTAAAMRCLNGEIFARLVVTKPEHEERCRAMGITDLKKIYTSEELASGKKIIFAATGVTDGSLMKGVRFFGDGTRTSSIVMQSNPHRIRFVETIHVRDGSDVRIRF from the coding sequence ATGGACGCCGATCTGTCACTCCACTTCCTGCGCGTCGTCGAGCAGGCCGCGATTGCGTGCGCTCACACGATGGGCCAGGGCAACCGTGAGAAGTCCGACCACGTCGCGGTCGAAGCGATGCGCCAGACGCTCGACTCGGTGCCGATCGACGGCACGATCGTCATCGGCGAGGGCGAGCGCGACGAAGCGCCGATGCTCTACATCGGCGAGAGGGTCGGCCGCGCGGCCCGGGAGCCTGCCGCCGCATACCCGGCCGTGGACATCGCGGTCGACCCGCTCGAGGGGACGAACCTGTGTGCCACGGGGGCCCCGAATGCCATCGCGGTGCTGGCAGCCTCCGAGGGCGGGGGGCTGCTGCACGCCCCCGACGTCTACATGGAGAAGATCGTCGTTGGCCCGAGCGCCAAGCACGCGGTCTTCCTCGACGCGCCCGTTGCGCACAACCTGCGGGGCATCGCCAAGGCGTACGGGCGAAAGGTCGAGGAGCTCGTCGTGGTGCTGCTCGATCGGCCGCGCCACGAGCAGCTCGTGGCCGACATCCGCGCCACCGGGGCGCGCATCGTGCTCATCGGCGACGGCGACCTCTCTGCCGGGATCGCCGCGGCCGTGGCCGGAACGGGCGTGCACGTGGTGATGGGCATCGGCGGCGCGCCGGAGGGGGTGCTGACCGCGGCGGCGATGCGCTGCCTGAACGGCGAGATCTTCGCGCGCCTCGTCGTCACCAAGCCCGAGCACGAGGAGCGGTGCAGGGCGATGGGCATCACGGACTTGAAGAAGATCTACACGTCCGAGGAACTCGCCTCCGGCAAGAAGATCATCTTCGCCGCGACGGGCGTCACCGACGGTTCGCTGATGAAGGGCGTCCGCTTCTTCGGCGACGGCACGCGTACGAGCTCGATCGTCATGCAGTCGAACCCGCACCGGATCCGCTTCGTCGAGACCATTCACGTGCGTGACGGTTCGGACGTGCGCATCCGGTTCTGA
- a CDS encoding MFS transporter: protein MTILPGWRRNLVAVSSASFLGFAGFTLVMPFLPLYFHELGVDDVGAVALWTGLSLGATPALTAVLAPLWGRLGDRFGRKIMIQRSIASFVVVMVAMAYVTAPWQVLALRAIQGLFAGYGALALTMAADSAPPGRLARAIGTVQTAQRLGPALGPAIGGVIAQVVGLRRAFLVAALFYVVGFALVQVLYREVSRVPAGDPAIDGRRPGRVSFRSVRAFEHFVLLMGIIFALQLVDRSLGPILPLYVTDIGTPLARAPLVAGLLFSVVAGAGAIGNTACAWWLKRAAARDVIVISAASGAAAMVACAVVPRLVVVGPALVVFGAAMGAAMTATYTAAAGVIPAPVRGTGFGFLTSASLVGLAISPMLSGLLATASLVAVFAIDAVVLVALAIGVKRLMVGSRRPATATDDP from the coding sequence ATGACCATCCTGCCGGGCTGGCGGCGGAACCTCGTCGCGGTGTCCTCCGCCAGCTTCCTCGGCTTTGCCGGCTTCACGCTGGTGATGCCGTTCCTGCCTCTCTACTTCCACGAGCTCGGGGTCGACGATGTCGGAGCCGTGGCCCTGTGGACCGGCCTCAGCCTGGGGGCGACGCCGGCGCTGACGGCCGTGCTGGCCCCGCTCTGGGGACGCCTGGGCGACCGCTTCGGCCGCAAGATCATGATCCAGCGGTCGATTGCGAGCTTCGTCGTCGTCATGGTGGCGATGGCGTACGTGACCGCGCCCTGGCAGGTCCTGGCGCTGCGGGCCATCCAGGGCCTGTTTGCCGGCTACGGTGCGCTTGCGCTGACGATGGCGGCCGACTCGGCCCCGCCCGGGCGACTGGCGCGGGCCATTGGGACCGTGCAGACGGCCCAGCGCCTCGGGCCGGCACTCGGGCCAGCCATCGGCGGCGTCATCGCGCAGGTGGTCGGCCTGCGCCGCGCGTTCCTCGTGGCAGCGCTCTTCTACGTGGTCGGCTTCGCGCTCGTGCAGGTCCTGTATCGCGAGGTGTCCAGGGTGCCGGCCGGCGATCCCGCCATCGACGGCCGACGGCCCGGGCGCGTGTCGTTCCGCAGCGTGCGCGCCTTCGAGCACTTCGTGCTGCTCATGGGGATCATCTTCGCGCTGCAGCTCGTCGATCGCAGCCTGGGACCGATCCTGCCGCTCTACGTGACCGACATCGGCACGCCGCTGGCCCGAGCGCCCCTCGTCGCCGGGCTGCTGTTCTCGGTGGTCGCCGGCGCCGGGGCGATCGGCAATACCGCATGCGCCTGGTGGCTGAAGCGCGCCGCGGCGCGCGACGTCATCGTCATCAGTGCGGCGTCGGGCGCCGCAGCCATGGTCGCCTGTGCCGTCGTGCCGCGCCTCGTGGTGGTCGGGCCGGCGCTCGTCGTGTTCGGCGCCGCGATGGGCGCCGCCATGACGGCGACCTACACGGCAGCCGCCGGCGTCATTCCGGCACCCGTTCGGGGCACCGGCTTCGGTTTCCTCACGAGCGCGTCGCTCGTCGGGCTGGCCATCAGCCCCATGCTGAGTGGGCTGCTTGCGACCGCGAGCCTGGTCGCCGTCTTCGCCATCGACGCGGTGGTGCTCGTCGCGCTCGCGATCGGTGTCAAGCGTCTCATGGTGGGGTCGCGGCGGCCGGCGACCGCCACCGACGATCCCTGA
- a CDS encoding methyltransferase domain-containing protein, giving the protein MAGSTGRTLGERLFGWGARREVGAPSLAGTDLPAVVSKVFPRFLSTVAQVESPTVLDLGTVVGSNISFLGDRLACKIYVEDLYADIERAARARSFPEFPAHLESRLTRAEASVDAILCWDVFDYLDRASAPVLGRHLARVLRPGGVLHGFFGTKPSPDDHQYLRFVILDDRTLQPRGHVGSRGRVQAYQGRDIDRLFDGLRVAESVLLLSGTRDVLYRRPDIAPPASP; this is encoded by the coding sequence GTGGCCGGGAGCACGGGGCGCACGCTCGGTGAACGGCTGTTCGGGTGGGGCGCGCGGCGCGAGGTCGGCGCGCCGTCGCTCGCCGGGACCGATCTGCCCGCGGTCGTCTCGAAGGTATTCCCCCGTTTCCTGTCGACCGTGGCGCAGGTCGAGAGTCCGACCGTGCTCGACCTCGGCACCGTCGTCGGCTCGAACATCAGCTTCCTGGGCGACCGGCTGGCCTGCAAGATCTACGTCGAGGATCTCTACGCCGACATCGAGCGCGCGGCGCGCGCGAGGTCGTTCCCCGAGTTCCCCGCGCATCTCGAGAGCCGCCTCACGCGGGCCGAAGCCAGCGTCGACGCGATCCTCTGCTGGGACGTGTTCGACTATCTCGATCGAGCGTCGGCGCCGGTCCTCGGCCGGCATCTGGCACGGGTCCTTCGACCGGGCGGGGTGCTCCACGGGTTCTTCGGGACGAAGCCGTCGCCCGACGACCATCAGTATCTGCGCTTCGTGATTCTCGACGATCGGACGCTGCAGCCGCGTGGGCACGTGGGCTCACGCGGCCGCGTCCAGGCCTACCAGGGGCGCGACATCGACCGGCTCTTCGACGGCCTGCGGGTAGCGGAGTCGGTCCTCCTCCTGAGCGGAACGCGCGACGTGCTGTATCGCCGGCCGGACATCGCGCCACCCGCATCGCCGTAG
- the hflX gene encoding GTPase HflX translates to MVRTSPTPNQHGAVERAALVGLASGAPKRDAAERSLEELAGLARAAGAEVALRLVQDKARPDPATCLGAGKVEWLAAAAAESGISLVIFDDELTPAQSRNLERALSCRVIDRTQLILDIFARRARTREGKLQVELAQLKYLLPRLVGAGAELSRLGGGIGTRGPGETQLETDRRKIRQRIATLQRDIAGIRQRRQQLRERRRRSEMPTIALVGYTNAGKTTIFNLLAGQQSVVSDALFVTLDPLVRQIRLADRRSALLSDTVGFIDRLPHTLVAAFRATLEEVAEADLLLHVVDASSGERERHVRAVTTVLEEVGAIDVPAVLVWNKVDLLDAVDRERLARVAPGALLFSARTTEGREALLAAVAARLGLDTARVRLEFDAASADDRARIARLYREARVVSHEAARGRVTVEADIPRRFLDRLAPAAGSRP, encoded by the coding sequence ATGGTGCGTACGTCGCCCACGCCGAACCAGCACGGCGCCGTCGAGCGGGCCGCCCTGGTGGGGCTGGCTTCGGGGGCGCCCAAGCGCGATGCCGCGGAGCGATCGCTCGAGGAACTGGCCGGGCTCGCGCGCGCGGCAGGCGCCGAGGTGGCGCTCAGGCTCGTGCAGGACAAGGCCAGGCCCGACCCGGCCACGTGTCTCGGGGCCGGCAAGGTCGAGTGGCTGGCCGCCGCGGCCGCGGAGAGCGGCATCTCGCTCGTCATCTTCGATGACGAGCTGACGCCGGCCCAGTCGCGCAACCTCGAGCGGGCGCTCTCGTGTCGCGTCATCGACCGGACGCAGCTCATTCTCGACATCTTCGCGAGGCGCGCCCGCACGCGCGAGGGCAAGCTCCAGGTCGAGCTCGCCCAGCTCAAGTACCTGCTGCCTCGCCTCGTCGGCGCGGGTGCCGAGCTGTCGAGGCTTGGCGGCGGGATCGGCACGCGCGGACCCGGCGAAACACAGCTCGAGACCGACCGCCGGAAGATCCGTCAGCGCATCGCGACGCTCCAGCGCGACATCGCTGGCATCCGGCAGCGGCGCCAGCAACTGCGTGAACGCCGGCGCCGCAGCGAGATGCCGACCATCGCGCTCGTCGGGTACACGAACGCCGGAAAGACGACCATCTTCAACCTGCTGGCCGGTCAGCAGAGCGTCGTCTCCGACGCGCTCTTCGTGACGCTCGACCCGCTCGTGCGCCAGATCCGGCTCGCCGATCGGCGGTCGGCGCTGCTGTCGGACACCGTGGGGTTCATCGATCGACTGCCCCACACCCTGGTCGCGGCGTTCCGCGCCACGCTCGAGGAGGTCGCCGAGGCCGATCTGCTCCTGCACGTGGTCGATGCGTCGAGCGGCGAACGCGAGCGTCACGTGCGGGCCGTGACCACTGTGCTCGAGGAAGTCGGGGCGATTGACGTGCCTGCCGTGCTCGTCTGGAACAAGGTCGACCTGCTCGACGCCGTCGACCGCGAACGCCTCGCGCGGGTGGCGCCCGGCGCGCTGCTGTTCTCGGCGCGCACGACCGAGGGGCGCGAGGCACTGCTCGCCGCGGTGGCCGCGCGTCTCGGGCTCGATACGGCGCGCGTCAGGCTCGAGTTCGACGCCGCGAGCGCCGACGATCGAGCCCGAATCGCGAGGCTCTACCGCGAGGCGCGGGTCGTCAGTCACGAGGCCGCCCGCGGCCGCGTCACGGTCGAGGCGGACATTCCCCGGCGGTTCCTCGATCGACTGGCGCCGGCGGCCGGCAGCCGGCCGTGA
- a CDS encoding polymer-forming cytoskeletal protein, giving the protein MVNIGKSVVIKGELSGSEDLTIEGQVEGKIELRQNVLTIGPNGKIKAQVFAKAVIVQGEVVGNIAASEKVDIRDNGSVEGDIASPRVAIAEGAHFRGSIDMQRNAPAKPDAPKAEAPKPEPPKPEAKPAAVPAAGPVAKS; this is encoded by the coding sequence ATGGTGAACATCGGCAAATCCGTCGTCATCAAGGGCGAACTGAGCGGCAGCGAAGACCTGACCATCGAAGGCCAGGTCGAAGGCAAGATCGAACTGCGGCAGAACGTGCTGACCATCGGGCCGAACGGCAAGATCAAGGCGCAGGTGTTCGCCAAAGCCGTGATCGTCCAGGGCGAGGTGGTGGGCAACATCGCGGCTTCCGAGAAGGTCGACATCCGCGACAACGGGTCGGTCGAGGGTGACATCGCGTCTCCGAGAGTGGCGATTGCGGAGGGTGCGCACTTCCGGGGCAGCATCGACATGCAGCGGAACGCGCCGGCGAAGCCCGACGCGCCGAAGGCAGAGGCGCCGAAGCCGGAACCGCCGAAGCCGGAGGCCAAGCCGGCCGCAGTGCCCGCCGCGGGTCCGGTCGCGAAGTCCTGA
- a CDS encoding cation:proton antiporter — protein MNHLLQLLLLLALVVVAAKLAGAAANRIGQPAVFGEILAGLLLGPTLFNILGWNIFLPGRDPTHGVAPASLLAIIRDLAEIGVVLLMFVAGMETNLREVRRVGRVALSAAVGGVLLPLCAGAGIAAAFGLPLWWEGIFIGTILTATSVSISAQTLLELGALKSKEGSTILGAAVIDDVLGILVLSLVVAFARNEGPANPGEIGLVVARMAGFFGLVLLSRRWVTPLAAWADRLGVSQGLLAVVIAVALLYAWAAEALGGVAAITGSYVAGLLFAQTPYKERIDEGIHPVTYSILVPVFFISIGLQANGRELGDQVGLTVALVFVAIVSKLVGCGLFARAAGFTARESLRVGVGMISRGEVGLIVAGYGLDNGIIGSETFSASVVMVLATTMVTPPLLRMVFPRTPEAMHRIVEETVAGPPEETDGARL, from the coding sequence ATGAACCACCTGCTCCAGCTCCTCCTGCTGCTCGCCCTCGTCGTCGTCGCCGCCAAACTCGCCGGGGCCGCCGCCAACCGCATCGGCCAGCCTGCCGTCTTCGGCGAGATCCTCGCGGGCCTGCTGCTCGGACCCACGCTCTTCAACATCCTCGGCTGGAACATCTTCCTGCCCGGCAGGGACCCGACGCACGGGGTGGCGCCGGCCTCGCTGCTCGCCATCATCCGCGACCTGGCCGAGATCGGCGTCGTGCTGCTGATGTTCGTCGCGGGCATGGAGACGAATCTGCGCGAGGTGCGCCGGGTCGGGCGCGTCGCGCTCTCGGCGGCCGTTGGCGGCGTGCTGCTCCCCCTGTGTGCGGGCGCCGGCATCGCCGCCGCATTCGGACTCCCGCTCTGGTGGGAGGGCATCTTCATCGGGACCATCCTGACGGCGACGAGCGTCAGCATCTCGGCCCAGACGCTGCTCGAGCTCGGGGCGCTGAAGTCGAAGGAAGGGTCGACCATCCTGGGGGCGGCGGTCATCGACGACGTCCTCGGGATCCTCGTGCTGTCGCTCGTCGTCGCGTTCGCGCGCAACGAAGGCCCCGCAAATCCCGGCGAGATCGGCCTGGTCGTCGCCCGGATGGCAGGCTTCTTCGGTCTCGTCCTGCTGTCGCGGCGCTGGGTCACGCCACTGGCCGCCTGGGCCGACCGTCTCGGCGTCAGCCAGGGGCTGCTCGCCGTGGTGATTGCCGTCGCCCTGCTCTACGCCTGGGCCGCTGAGGCGCTCGGCGGCGTCGCCGCCATCACGGGGTCGTACGTCGCCGGATTGCTCTTCGCTCAGACGCCGTACAAGGAACGGATCGACGAAGGCATCCACCCCGTCACCTACTCGATCCTCGTCCCGGTGTTCTTCATCTCCATCGGCCTTCAGGCCAACGGGCGCGAGCTCGGGGATCAGGTGGGTCTGACCGTGGCCCTGGTGTTCGTGGCCATCGTCTCGAAGCTCGTCGGCTGCGGCCTCTTCGCACGCGCGGCGGGCTTCACCGCGCGCGAGTCGCTCCGCGTGGGGGTCGGCATGATCTCGCGCGGCGAGGTCGGTCTCATCGTGGCCGGCTATGGCCTCGACAACGGCATCATCGGGTCGGAGACCTTCTCGGCGTCGGTCGTGATGGTGCTGGCCACGACCATGGTGACGCCGCCGCTGCTCAGGATGGTCTTTCCCCGGACGCCGGAGGCCATGCACCGCATTGTCGAAGAGACTGTGGCCGGTCCTCCTGAGGAGACCGACGGCGCGCGGCTCTGA